A genomic segment from Desulfonatronum lacustre DSM 10312 encodes:
- a CDS encoding type IV pilus twitching motility protein PilT: MAQIDAFFRMMHELGASDLHLSSGSQPIIRLHGDLQRIKYKVLEHEELKKMLYEITPEQKVKNFEETGDVDFSYEIPNLARYRVNFFQQRRGCAAVFREIPQKILSIDDLKLPPLFKSLAMLPKGLVLVTGPTGSGKSTTLAAIVDYANRNRKDHILTIEDPIEFVHEPVSCLINQREVSRDTVSFKSALRGALREDPDIIMVGEMRDLETIELAIEAAETGHLVFSTLHTISASKTIDRIIEVFPGDVQGQIRSGLSESLRAVISQNLFKRIDRPGRCAALEILVGVPAVRNLIRENKTFQINSVIETGRKYGMQSLDDAILKLLQEGAVSPTDAYNKAVSKSKFRDFLTEPPQDFTEV; this comes from the coding sequence ATGGCCCAAATAGACGCGTTTTTTCGGATGATGCACGAACTCGGGGCGTCGGACCTGCACCTCTCCTCCGGCTCCCAGCCCATCATCCGCCTGCACGGCGATTTGCAGCGCATCAAGTACAAAGTCCTGGAGCATGAGGAACTCAAGAAGATGCTCTATGAGATCACGCCGGAGCAAAAGGTCAAGAACTTCGAGGAAACCGGGGACGTGGATTTTTCCTACGAAATCCCGAACTTGGCCCGGTACCGGGTCAATTTCTTTCAGCAGCGTCGCGGCTGCGCCGCGGTTTTTCGCGAAATCCCGCAAAAAATCCTGAGCATCGACGACCTGAAACTGCCCCCGCTGTTCAAGAGCTTGGCCATGCTCCCCAAGGGACTGGTCCTGGTCACCGGCCCCACGGGCAGCGGTAAGTCCACGACCCTGGCCGCCATCGTGGACTACGCCAACCGGAATCGCAAGGATCACATCCTGACCATCGAGGACCCCATCGAATTCGTGCACGAGCCCGTCAGCTGCCTGATCAATCAGCGAGAAGTCTCCAGGGACACAGTGAGCTTCAAATCCGCTCTGCGCGGAGCCCTGCGCGAAGACCCGGACATCATCATGGTAGGCGAAATGCGCGACCTGGAAACCATCGAATTGGCCATCGAAGCCGCGGAAACCGGTCACCTGGTTTTTTCCACCCTGCACACCATTTCCGCGTCCAAGACCATCGACCGGATTATCGAGGTCTTTCCCGGCGATGTTCAGGGCCAGATCCGCTCCGGACTCTCGGAATCCCTGCGGGCGGTCATCTCTCAGAACCTGTTCAAACGCATCGACCGTCCGGGTCGGTGCGCGGCCCTGGAAATTCTGGTGGGCGTCCCGGCGGTGCGCAACCTGATCCGCGAAAACAAGACTTTCCAGATCAATTCCGTGATTGAGACCGGACGCAAATACGGCATGCAATCCCTGGACGACGCCATTCTCAAGCTCCTTCAGGAAGGGGCCGTCTCCCCCACGGACGCATATAACAAGGCTGTTTCCAAATCCAAGTTCCGGGATTTCCTCACCGAGCCCCCACAGGATTTCACAGAGGTCTGA
- the pgsA gene encoding CDP-diacylglycerol--glycerol-3-phosphate 3-phosphatidyltransferase: MLNLANQVTLGRILAIPVLILLLYFPSKPVNAAAMIVFILVALTDLADGFIARRWQMVSNLGKFLDPLADKLLISSVLIMLVFHGWVQAWMAIVIIAREMTVTGLRAIAADQGHVLAADSFGKLKAVIQVVALCPLILHYPWWGFDPRPLGAGLLAIALILTVFSGAKYVIHFFRQVNRDDGF, translated from the coding sequence ATGCTCAACCTCGCCAACCAAGTCACCTTGGGCCGCATCCTGGCCATCCCCGTCCTGATCTTGCTGCTGTATTTCCCGAGCAAGCCGGTCAACGCCGCGGCCATGATCGTGTTCATTCTCGTGGCCCTGACCGACCTGGCCGACGGCTTCATCGCCCGCCGCTGGCAAATGGTCTCCAATCTGGGCAAGTTTCTCGACCCTTTGGCCGACAAGCTCTTGATCAGTTCCGTCTTGATCATGCTCGTGTTCCACGGCTGGGTCCAAGCCTGGATGGCCATCGTGATCATCGCCCGGGAGATGACCGTAACGGGCCTTAGGGCCATCGCCGCGGACCAGGGCCATGTTCTGGCCGCGGACAGCTTCGGCAAACTCAAGGCGGTGATCCAGGTGGTGGCCCTGTGTCCGCTGATCCTCCACTATCCCTGGTGGGGTTTCGACCCCCGGCCTCTGGGCGCGGGGCTGCTGGCCATCGCTCTGATCCTGACCGTCTTTTCCGGCGCGAAGTACGTGATCCACTTCTTTCGCCAGGTGAACCGGGACGACGGGTTCTAA
- a CDS encoding transglycosylase SLT domain-containing protein — translation MLTKQRRFFSFFGAVAGISVLLLLWTGLCAAGTIFFYKDEHGVMHFTDTPTSSKFRPFLSLRSRMGSSADRASITRHVEQYSQRYGLDPHLVMAVIEVESGFNHQAVSRAGAQGLMQIMPATQQDLGLTAPFDPAENIEAGIRYLKMLMDRFPDLSLALAAYNAGPANVERYNGIPPFRETQDYVRKVTTNYDRRRAARN, via the coding sequence ATGCTGACCAAACAACGTCGTTTTTTCTCCTTTTTCGGAGCCGTGGCCGGTATTTCCGTGCTGTTGCTGCTCTGGACCGGATTATGTGCCGCGGGCACGATCTTTTTCTACAAGGACGAACATGGGGTGATGCATTTTACGGACACCCCCACCTCGTCCAAGTTCCGTCCGTTTCTCTCCCTGCGTTCGCGCATGGGCAGCAGCGCGGACCGGGCCTCCATCACCCGCCACGTGGAGCAGTACAGCCAGAGATACGGCCTTGATCCACACCTGGTCATGGCCGTGATCGAGGTTGAATCCGGCTTCAATCATCAGGCCGTCTCCCGGGCCGGAGCCCAAGGCCTGATGCAGATCATGCCGGCCACACAGCAAGACCTGGGGCTAACCGCGCCCTTTGACCCGGCGGAGAACATCGAAGCAGGCATCCGTTACCTGAAAATGCTCATGGACCGCTTCCCGGACCTCTCCCTGGCCCTGGCCGCCTACAACGCCGGACCGGCCAACGTGGAACGCTACAACGGCATTCCTCCGTTCCGGGAAACCCAGGACTACGTCCGCAAGGTCACGACCAACTACGACCGTCGGCGGGCGGCGCGAAACTAA
- a CDS encoding Mrp/NBP35 family ATP-binding protein — MTNASNTSSDASCSTCPSRKKSGHGERSAVGNVQDQLIKSTLDNIRFKLFVMSGKGGVGKSSIAVNLAAALALKGHRVGLLDVDIHGPSVPHLLGLSGPLEQSRGSLISPKRYGERLFVVSMESLLQDPDQAVLWRGPMKTAAIRQFIADVDWGHLDYLVVDSPPGTGDEPMTVLKTIPEALSIVVTTPQEISLADVRKAINFLQYAHANILGLVENMSGLICPHCSERIELFKTGGGETLAKKYGLEFLGAIPLDPAAVVAGDLGKPVVMLDEDTPAKRALLQLAETVIRTSENSLEAAAGGPPQ, encoded by the coding sequence ATGACCAACGCTTCAAACACCTCATCCGACGCATCCTGTTCCACCTGCCCGTCGCGAAAAAAAAGCGGACACGGCGAACGTTCCGCCGTCGGTAACGTTCAGGATCAGTTGATCAAATCCACCCTGGACAACATCCGCTTCAAACTCTTCGTGATGAGCGGCAAGGGCGGGGTCGGCAAAAGTTCCATCGCCGTGAACCTGGCCGCGGCCCTGGCCCTGAAGGGACACCGCGTGGGCCTGCTGGACGTGGACATTCACGGTCCAAGCGTCCCGCACCTCCTGGGTCTGTCCGGCCCCCTGGAACAGTCACGGGGTTCGCTGATCTCGCCGAAACGATACGGAGAACGTCTCTTCGTCGTCTCCATGGAATCCTTGCTCCAAGATCCGGATCAAGCCGTGCTCTGGCGTGGTCCGATGAAAACCGCGGCCATCCGCCAGTTCATCGCCGACGTGGATTGGGGCCACCTGGACTATCTGGTGGTGGACTCTCCCCCCGGAACCGGGGACGAGCCCATGACCGTGCTGAAGACCATTCCCGAGGCCCTGAGCATCGTGGTCACCACGCCCCAGGAAATCTCCTTGGCCGACGTGCGCAAGGCCATCAACTTCCTGCAGTACGCCCACGCCAACATTCTCGGACTGGTGGAAAACATGAGCGGGCTGATTTGCCCGCACTGCTCCGAGCGGATCGAACTGTTCAAAACCGGCGGAGGAGAGACCCTGGCCAAAAAGTACGGGCTGGAATTTCTCGGCGCCATCCCCCTGGACCCCGCGGCCGTGGTCGCCGGTGACCTGGGCAAGCCGGTGGTCATGCTGGACGAGGACACGCCGGCCAAGCGCGCCCTCTTGCAACTGGCGGAAACGGTCATCCGGACATCTGAAAACAGCCTGGAGGCCGCCGCCGGTGGACCGCCACAGTAG
- a CDS encoding protein-L-isoaspartate(D-aspartate) O-methyltransferase → MRIDPKRNRERMVREQIESRGITDPAVLSAMRKVPRHLFVEEALRSQAYEDHPLPIGYGQTISQPFIVALMTAVLNVQPGMRVLEIGTGSGYQAAILAEMGAEVYSVERVQPLYSAALTRLNKMRYFSVHLKLDDGTMGWPEESPFQRIMVTAGGPDVPPPLLEQLDESGILIIPVGARQRSQELIRFVKKEGKIMKANLGAVMFVDLIGAHGW, encoded by the coding sequence TTGAGAATCGACCCGAAACGCAATCGAGAGCGGATGGTCCGTGAACAGATCGAGTCGCGAGGCATTACAGATCCGGCGGTGCTCTCCGCCATGCGCAAAGTTCCCCGACATCTGTTCGTGGAAGAGGCCCTGCGCTCCCAGGCATACGAAGATCATCCCCTGCCCATCGGCTACGGCCAGACCATCTCCCAGCCGTTCATCGTGGCCCTGATGACGGCCGTGCTGAATGTTCAACCTGGGATGCGAGTTTTGGAAATCGGGACCGGGTCCGGCTATCAAGCGGCGATATTGGCGGAAATGGGAGCCGAGGTCTATTCCGTGGAGCGCGTCCAGCCCCTCTACTCCGCGGCGCTGACCCGCCTGAACAAAATGCGCTATTTCAGCGTCCACCTGAAACTGGACGACGGAACCATGGGCTGGCCGGAAGAAAGTCCGTTCCAACGAATCATGGTCACCGCCGGCGGGCCCGACGTGCCTCCGCCCCTGCTGGAACAGCTGGACGAATCCGGCATTCTGATCATCCCCGTGGGCGCCAGGCAGCGCAGCCAGGAGCTGATCCGCTTCGTCAAGAAAGAAGGCAAAATTATGAAAGCGAACCTTGGGGCCGTCATGTTCGTCGACTTGATCGGCGCCCATGGTTGGTGA
- a CDS encoding redoxin domain-containing protein: MRLAHAPRLTIRTALLLGLLWVLLSAGSTLAGTPDGAKGAIFQNPKLKPIDSELQVRIGDPAPDFSLPAVHGETIALSDYHGRKNVMLSFVPAAWTPVCSDQWPGYNILQDIFDRHETIILGITVDNIPTLHSWLQAMGGLWFPVLSDFWPHGKTADAYGLLRGDGTTERALIFIDKQGLIRFLHVEDINIRPPLEIVMQGLQTLTD; this comes from the coding sequence ATGCGCCTCGCTCATGCCCCCAGACTCACGATACGAACGGCACTGCTTCTTGGGCTTCTCTGGGTGCTGCTCTCCGCGGGGAGCACACTGGCCGGCACGCCTGATGGAGCCAAGGGAGCTATTTTTCAAAACCCGAAACTCAAACCCATCGACAGCGAGTTGCAGGTCCGGATCGGCGATCCGGCTCCCGACTTTTCCCTGCCCGCGGTACACGGCGAAACCATCGCCTTGAGCGACTACCATGGCCGAAAAAACGTCATGCTGTCCTTCGTGCCCGCCGCCTGGACCCCGGTCTGCTCCGACCAGTGGCCCGGATACAACATCCTGCAAGACATCTTCGACCGTCACGAGACCATCATTCTGGGCATCACCGTGGACAACATCCCGACGCTCCACTCCTGGCTCCAAGCCATGGGCGGACTGTGGTTTCCAGTGCTCTCCGACTTCTGGCCCCACGGCAAAACCGCCGATGCCTACGGTCTGTTGCGCGGCGACGGGACCACGGAACGGGCCCTGATCTTCATCGACAAACAAGGGCTGATCCGCTTTCTGCACGTGGAGGATATCAACATCCGTCCGCCGCTGGAGATCGTCATGCAAGGTCTTCAGACCCTCACGGACTGA
- a CDS encoding peroxiredoxin family protein, with product MRRLAPLLFTPLFTLALILTGHAQNEPFSVGDHLPAFSMTAPESSTHRSYLGLSAEASQFTLADMDAPAVLIQIFSMYCPICQREAPEVNALYAALQREGLADMIKILGLGAGNSDLEVQVFQERYDIPFPLVSDPDYVLHKTFGGVGTPYFVLVQPSGSAENGHVVRLSHLGAFDSVEDFLKEMLTAKH from the coding sequence ATGCGCCGCCTCGCCCCTCTTTTGTTCACTCCGCTTTTCACCCTCGCCCTCATCCTCACGGGTCACGCCCAAAACGAACCCTTCTCCGTCGGGGATCACCTTCCCGCCTTTTCCATGACCGCTCCGGAGTCCTCTACGCACCGGAGCTACTTGGGTTTGTCCGCGGAAGCGTCCCAGTTTACCCTGGCCGATATGGACGCCCCGGCCGTCCTGATCCAGATCTTCAGCATGTATTGTCCGATCTGCCAGCGCGAAGCGCCGGAGGTGAACGCGCTGTACGCCGCTCTTCAACGCGAGGGGTTGGCGGACATGATCAAGATTTTGGGCCTCGGCGCGGGCAATTCGGACCTTGAAGTCCAGGTGTTTCAAGAGCGTTACGACATCCCGTTCCCTCTGGTCTCCGACCCGGACTACGTCCTGCACAAAACCTTCGGCGGCGTGGGCACCCCCTATTTCGTCCTTGTCCAGCCCTCCGGCTCAGCTGAGAATGGCCATGTTGTTCGACTCTCGCACCTCGGAGCGTTCGATTCCGTGGAAGATTTTCTGAAAGAAATGCTCACCGCCAAACACTAG
- a CDS encoding FlgO family outer membrane protein, producing the protein MLRNLIAALLFSVTLTLAQTVSATHPYYGSGSYSHVQGFQGLAYALADGLEHNLVQYVDRTRPILFTSFVDLDDLNTSSTFGRLLGEQVASRMSQLGYRVVELKLRQGSMVVSQNAGEMILSRDLRDVRTNHDTQAVLVGTYVATDNAMIVSAKLLSTLDGAILATRDVTLRKTREIQELVTRNTATFEPKRTQPSTAQPERETVPEGPLARGTILLDPKNSLAARLIQARLAELNYYTDRIDGIWGKNSRAALNRFKSNRQLASPTTWDLSAQRELFKGTGQ; encoded by the coding sequence ATGCTCAGAAACCTCATCGCCGCCCTTCTGTTCAGCGTAACCCTGACCTTGGCCCAAACCGTCTCGGCCACCCACCCGTATTACGGCTCTGGTTCCTACTCCCACGTCCAAGGTTTCCAGGGACTGGCCTACGCCCTGGCCGACGGACTGGAACACAATTTGGTTCAGTACGTTGACCGGACCCGGCCTATCTTGTTCACCAGCTTCGTGGACCTGGACGACCTGAACACGTCCAGCACCTTTGGCCGACTGCTGGGCGAACAGGTGGCCTCGCGAATGTCCCAGCTCGGCTACCGGGTGGTTGAACTCAAACTGCGCCAAGGGTCCATGGTCGTCAGCCAAAACGCCGGAGAAATGATCCTGTCCCGCGACCTGCGGGACGTGCGGACCAACCACGACACCCAGGCCGTGCTGGTGGGCACCTACGTGGCGACCGACAACGCGATGATCGTATCCGCGAAGCTGCTCAGCACCCTGGACGGAGCCATTCTGGCCACACGGGACGTCACCTTGCGCAAAACTCGGGAAATTCAAGAGTTGGTGACCAGAAACACCGCCACGTTTGAGCCCAAGCGAACCCAACCTTCCACGGCGCAACCGGAACGCGAAACCGTGCCCGAGGGGCCATTGGCTCGTGGGACCATCCTCCTGGATCCCAAGAACTCCCTGGCCGCCCGACTGATCCAGGCCCGACTGGCGGAATTGAATTACTATACCGACCGGATCGACGGCATTTGGGGAAAAAACTCACGGGCCGCGTTGAATCGCTTCAAGTCCAACCGCCAGCTCGCCTCGCCAACGACCTGGGACCTCTCGGCGCAACGGGAGCTGTTCAAGGGAACAGGCCAATGA